A stretch of the Desulfovibrio porci genome encodes the following:
- a CDS encoding shikimate dehydrogenase family protein: MHSIPRYAPKLFLPADLYGVTGWPLAQSLSPLLHNTGFQTLDIPAVYLRWEVPPERLPAFVDSVRLLGIRGCSVTIPHKMALLPLLDRISEQAELAGAANTIYWDGQTLCGDNTDVSGFLTPLADAPLENTDALLLGAGGAAHAVAAGLRLRRCRKVFVTTPSNRSHLPLAERFGFTPVPWEQRHDVPAGLIINTTPLGMRGKHEGESPYDFSLSATAHVADTTNAADGKAYADTAGIAYDIVYNPLETRFLREARRAGRRCVTGLDMFFGQGDAQFRLWTGRSLPPEARQNLEKALYGAR; the protein is encoded by the coding sequence ATGCACTCCATACCGCGCTATGCGCCGAAACTCTTTCTGCCCGCCGACCTCTACGGCGTGACCGGCTGGCCTCTGGCCCAGAGCCTTTCCCCCCTGCTGCACAACACCGGCTTTCAGACCCTGGACATTCCGGCGGTCTATCTACGCTGGGAAGTGCCGCCGGAACGCCTGCCCGCCTTTGTGGACAGCGTGCGCCTGCTGGGCATCCGGGGCTGTTCGGTGACCATACCGCACAAAATGGCCCTGCTGCCCCTGCTGGACCGGATCAGCGAGCAGGCGGAACTGGCCGGGGCGGCCAACACCATCTATTGGGACGGCCAAACCCTCTGCGGCGACAATACCGACGTGAGCGGCTTTCTGACGCCCCTGGCGGACGCGCCCCTGGAAAACACGGACGCCCTGCTGCTGGGCGCGGGCGGCGCCGCCCACGCCGTGGCCGCCGGACTGCGCCTGCGGCGCTGCCGCAAGGTCTTTGTGACCACGCCTTCCAACCGCAGTCATCTGCCCCTGGCCGAACGCTTCGGTTTTACGCCCGTGCCCTGGGAGCAGCGCCACGACGTGCCCGCCGGGCTGATCATCAACACCACGCCTCTGGGCATGCGCGGCAAGCATGAGGGCGAAAGCCCCTACGACTTCAGCCTGTCCGCCACCGCCCATGTCGCGGACACGACAAACGCGGCCGACGGAAAGGCCTATGCTGATACGGCCGGCATAGCCTACGACATTGTGTATAATCCGCTGGAAACCCGTTTTCTGCGCGAGGCGCGGCGGGCCGGGCGGCGTTGCGTCACGGGCCTGGACATGTTTTTCGGCCAAGGCGACGCCCAGTTCCGGCTCTGGACCGGCAGGTCCCTGCCCCCCGAAGCCCGGCAAAACCTGGAAAAGGCGCTCTACGGCGCGCGATGA
- the aroQ gene encoding type II 3-dehydroquinate dehydratase codes for MNILILHGVNLNMFGKRDPAHYGTATLTDIDAALADLARELGAGLVTFQTNHEGEMVERIHRVPEEDIQAVVINAGAWTHYSYAIADALAILAVPVVEVHMSNVHAREAFRHNSVLAPVCAGSIAGFGVNSYLLGLRAACGMA; via the coding sequence ATGAACATTCTGATCCTGCACGGCGTCAATCTGAACATGTTCGGCAAGCGCGATCCGGCCCATTACGGCACGGCCACGCTCACGGACATCGACGCGGCCCTGGCGGACCTGGCCCGGGAGCTGGGCGCGGGCCTCGTCACCTTTCAGACCAACCACGAAGGGGAGATGGTGGAGCGCATCCACCGCGTCCCGGAGGAAGACATCCAGGCCGTGGTCATCAACGCCGGAGCCTGGACCCACTACAGCTACGCCATCGCGGACGCTCTGGCCATTCTGGCCGTGCCCGTGGTGGAGGTGCACATGTCCAACGTGCACGCGCGCGAAGCCTTCCGGCACAACTCCGTGCTGGCCCCGGTCTGCGCGGGCAGCATCGCGGGATTCGGCGTGAACAGCTATCTTCTGGGCCTGCGAGCCGCCTGCGGTATGGCGTAA
- a CDS encoding CoB--CoM heterodisulfide reductase iron-sulfur subunit A family protein, with translation MRIGVFICHCGSNIGGTVDCAKVAEIARGFPDVVYADDPMYTCAEPGQAAIEAAIHEHKLDGVVVASCTPRMHEPTFRRTVERAGLNRYMFEMANIREHVSWIGKDKEANTNKAAELVRLAVEKLRNDKPLVAKSFDVTKKVLVIGGGVAGIQAALDCADGGVPVVLVEREATIGGKMAKLDKTFPTVDCSACILGPKMVDVAQHPNITLYAYSEVEDISGYVGNFTVKIRKKAAYVDWSKCTGCGACTEKCPSKKTPDAFNEFTGPTTAITIAFPQAIPKKAVINAAHCRQFVKGKCGVCSKVCPTGAIQYDMQDEIVTEEVGSIVAATGYDLMDWTVYEEYGGGRYPDVITSLQYERLLSASGPTGGHIVRPSDGREPQKVVFIQCVGSRDRSIGRPYCSGFCCMYTAKQAVLTKDHIPTSQSYVFYMDIRAPGKMYDEFTRRAMEEYGTEYIRGRVSSIYPDGNGQYVVMGVDTLLGEPVEIRADLVVLAVGIEASKGSPQLAEKLRISYDHYGFFMESHVKLKPVETNTAGVFLAGVCQGAKDIPASVAQGSAAAAKVLALFARDKLESDPQIAQVDIRRCVNCGKCIRCCPFGAIKEVEIRGEGKAQVIETVCQGCGLCTATCPQGAIQLSHATDNQILAEVNALCQC, from the coding sequence ATGAGAATAGGCGTCTTTATCTGCCATTGCGGCAGCAACATCGGCGGCACCGTGGACTGCGCGAAAGTGGCTGAAATCGCCCGCGGCTTCCCGGACGTGGTTTACGCCGACGACCCCATGTACACCTGCGCCGAGCCGGGCCAGGCCGCCATTGAGGCGGCCATCCACGAGCACAAGCTGGACGGCGTGGTGGTGGCCTCCTGTACGCCCCGCATGCACGAGCCCACTTTCCGCCGCACCGTGGAACGGGCCGGACTCAACCGCTACATGTTCGAGATGGCCAACATCCGCGAGCACGTCTCCTGGATCGGCAAGGACAAGGAAGCCAACACCAACAAGGCCGCCGAACTGGTGCGCCTGGCCGTGGAAAAGCTGCGCAACGACAAACCCCTGGTGGCCAAGTCCTTTGACGTGACCAAGAAGGTGCTGGTCATCGGCGGCGGCGTGGCGGGCATCCAGGCCGCGCTGGACTGCGCCGACGGCGGCGTGCCCGTGGTGCTGGTGGAACGCGAGGCCACCATCGGCGGCAAGATGGCCAAGCTGGACAAGACCTTCCCCACCGTGGACTGCTCGGCCTGCATCCTGGGCCCCAAGATGGTGGATGTGGCCCAGCACCCCAACATCACCCTCTACGCCTACTCGGAAGTGGAGGACATCTCGGGCTATGTGGGCAACTTCACGGTGAAGATCCGCAAGAAGGCCGCCTACGTGGACTGGAGCAAATGCACCGGCTGCGGGGCCTGCACCGAAAAATGCCCCAGCAAGAAGACGCCGGACGCCTTCAATGAATTCACCGGCCCCACCACGGCCATCACCATCGCCTTCCCCCAGGCCATCCCCAAGAAGGCGGTCATCAACGCCGCGCACTGCCGCCAGTTCGTCAAGGGCAAGTGCGGGGTCTGCTCCAAGGTCTGCCCCACGGGCGCCATCCAGTACGACATGCAGGATGAGATCGTCACCGAGGAAGTGGGTTCCATCGTGGCGGCCACGGGCTACGACCTCATGGACTGGACCGTGTACGAGGAATACGGCGGCGGCAGATACCCCGACGTGATCACCTCGCTCCAGTACGAGCGCCTTTTGTCGGCCTCCGGCCCCACGGGCGGGCACATCGTGCGCCCCTCGGACGGCCGCGAACCGCAAAAGGTGGTCTTCATCCAGTGCGTGGGCTCGCGCGACAGGTCCATCGGCCGTCCCTACTGCTCGGGCTTCTGCTGCATGTACACGGCCAAACAGGCCGTGCTGACCAAGGACCACATCCCCACGTCCCAGTCTTACGTCTTTTATATGGACATCCGCGCGCCGGGCAAGATGTACGACGAGTTCACCCGCCGGGCCATGGAGGAATACGGCACGGAATACATCCGCGGCCGCGTTTCAAGCATCTATCCCGACGGCAACGGCCAGTATGTGGTCATGGGCGTGGACACCCTGCTGGGCGAGCCCGTGGAGATCAGGGCCGACCTGGTGGTTCTGGCCGTGGGCATCGAAGCCAGCAAAGGCTCGCCCCAACTGGCCGAAAAGCTGCGCATCTCCTACGATCACTACGGCTTCTTCATGGAAAGCCATGTGAAGCTCAAGCCCGTGGAGACCAATACCGCCGGCGTATTCCTGGCCGGCGTCTGCCAGGGGGCCAAGGACATCCCGGCCTCCGTGGCGCAGGGCTCGGCGGCGGCGGCCAAGGTGCTGGCGCTCTTCGCCCGCGACAAACTGGAGAGCGATCCGCAGATCGCCCAGGTGGACATCCGCCGCTGCGTGAACTGCGGCAAGTGCATCCGCTGCTGCCCCTTCGGGGCCATCAAGGAAGTGGAAATCCGGGGCGAAGGCAAGGCCCAGGTCATTGAGACTGTCTGCCAGGGCTGCGGCCTGTGCACGGCCACCTGCCCGCAGGGCGCCATCCAGCTCTCACACGCCACCGACAACCAGATTCTTGCGGAGGTGAACGCGCTATGCCAGTGCTGA
- a CDS encoding flagellar hook protein FlgE gives MNSALYIGATGMKGLSQGMQVTSNNLANVSTIGYKQQGILFSDLISTSQAGMGEWWNNQENSRVALGQTGKGVQVDSVRTIFKQGPMESSNTVTDMAINGKGFFQVTDGVSLYYTRAGDFRPDNEGVWRTPTGLALNGYKYNEDGSLGDLQEVKIDKFGTMPGKGTARVDLTMNLNSGQDNAVNADNPYFGLLGLYNATAAKPLSSGSYSYAQGMTLYDAEGNARTVTAYFDGAPDSTSGSMIEFLIAAGASAAGKTDADGNVIPPSPGDGLLMSGVLQFDASGRLTGMSAFTPTVEGSKNLADWQPAELKDGLPQLTLDGATMAVNFGVSAAGGWQNAPASAADVGTDQSKLPSMGADAVRAKDATTAYNSSSPTGAYKQDGYAEGVLSAISIGTDGTVVGRYSNSQDQNLWQIPICRFTSEDGLRREGGNLFSATDDAGQMDMGVAGTENYGAVNAYNIEESNVDMATEMVNMIITQRGFQSNSKVVTTADQMLQKAMELKR, from the coding sequence GTGAACTCGGCACTGTACATCGGCGCCACCGGCATGAAGGGCCTGAGCCAGGGCATGCAGGTGACCAGCAACAATCTGGCCAATGTCAGCACCATCGGCTATAAGCAGCAGGGCATCCTGTTCTCCGACCTGATCTCCACGAGCCAGGCCGGTATGGGCGAATGGTGGAACAACCAGGAGAACTCACGCGTGGCCCTGGGCCAGACCGGCAAGGGCGTACAGGTGGACTCGGTGCGCACCATTTTCAAGCAGGGGCCCATGGAGTCCAGCAATACGGTCACGGACATGGCCATCAACGGCAAGGGCTTTTTCCAGGTGACTGACGGCGTGAGCCTCTACTACACCCGGGCGGGCGACTTCCGTCCGGACAATGAGGGCGTCTGGCGCACCCCCACTGGCCTAGCCCTCAACGGCTACAAGTATAATGAGGACGGCAGCCTGGGCGACCTGCAGGAAGTCAAGATCGACAAATTCGGCACCATGCCGGGCAAGGGAACGGCACGGGTGGACCTGACCATGAATCTGAACTCGGGCCAGGACAATGCCGTAAACGCGGACAACCCCTATTTCGGCCTGCTGGGCCTCTACAATGCCACGGCCGCCAAGCCGCTTTCCAGCGGTTCATACAGTTACGCCCAGGGCATGACCCTCTATGACGCCGAAGGCAACGCGCGTACGGTCACGGCCTATTTCGACGGCGCGCCCGACAGCACGTCAGGTTCCATGATCGAATTTCTCATCGCCGCCGGGGCTTCCGCCGCGGGCAAGACCGATGCGGACGGCAACGTCATCCCGCCTTCGCCGGGCGACGGCCTGTTGATGAGCGGCGTGCTGCAATTCGACGCTTCGGGCCGCCTGACGGGCATGTCCGCTTTCACGCCCACAGTGGAAGGCAGCAAAAATCTGGCCGACTGGCAACCCGCCGAACTGAAGGACGGCCTGCCCCAGCTTACCCTGGACGGCGCGACCATGGCCGTGAACTTCGGCGTCAGCGCCGCCGGAGGCTGGCAGAACGCTCCGGCTTCGGCGGCGGATGTGGGCACGGACCAGAGCAAGCTGCCCTCCATGGGGGCGGACGCCGTGCGCGCTAAAGACGCCACCACGGCCTACAACAGTTCCTCGCCCACCGGCGCCTACAAGCAGGACGGCTATGCCGAAGGCGTTCTGAGCGCCATCAGCATCGGAACCGACGGCACGGTGGTGGGCCGCTATTCCAACAGCCAGGATCAGAACCTCTGGCAGATTCCGATCTGCCGCTTCACCAGTGAGGACGGCCTGCGCCGCGAGGGCGGCAATCTTTTTTCCGCCACGGACGACGCCGGCCAGATGGACATGGGCGTGGCCGGCACTGAAAACTACGGCGCCGTGAACGCCTATAATATTGAAGAATCCAACGTGGATATGGCCACGGAAATGGTCAACATGATCATCACCCAGCGCGGTTTCCAGTCCAACAGCAAGGTGGTGACCACGGCGGACCAGATGCTCCAGAAGGCCATGGAGCTGAAGCGCTAG
- a CDS encoding 4Fe-4S dicluster domain-containing protein, with translation MNDAINLSRMRDAAFTAEVEAQSGQNVSTCYQCGNCTAGCPAGFVYDRQVNQIMRGVQLGLKDEVLNSRSIWMCLSCSTCSLRCPNNIDVAAVMETLRHMARKEGRVTVPKVEKFWFSFLDTVRAFGRTYEIGTMALYMMRSMRLFTDLDLAPEALKKKKLGFKPHVIPGGGADAVARIMQRYKERAKREGVRP, from the coding sequence ATGAACGACGCCATCAACCTGAGCCGGATGCGCGACGCCGCCTTTACGGCGGAAGTGGAGGCGCAAAGCGGCCAAAACGTGTCCACCTGCTACCAGTGCGGCAATTGCACCGCCGGCTGTCCGGCAGGCTTTGTCTACGACCGGCAGGTCAACCAGATCATGCGCGGCGTGCAGCTCGGCCTGAAAGACGAGGTGCTTAATTCGCGCTCCATCTGGATGTGCCTGTCCTGTTCCACCTGTTCCCTGCGCTGCCCCAACAATATCGACGTGGCGGCGGTCATGGAGACCCTGCGCCACATGGCCCGCAAGGAAGGCCGGGTGACCGTGCCCAAGGTGGAAAAATTCTGGTTCTCCTTCCTCGACACCGTGCGCGCCTTCGGCCGCACCTACGAAATCGGCACCATGGCGCTGTACATGATGCGCTCCATGCGCCTGTTCACGGATCTGGACCTCGCGCCCGAGGCGCTGAAAAAGAAAAAGCTGGGCTTCAAGCCCCACGTCATTCCCGGCGGCGGGGCCGACGCCGTAGCCCGGATCATGCAGCGCTATAAGGAGCGCGCCAAACGCGAGGGGGTGCGGCCATGA
- a CDS encoding rhodanese-like domain-containing protein codes for MIRHPFPSLVAAVARRIPAARRPLVRAVFCAVFCALLYAWPCAAQAKDISAREAAALLQSPPAGLLILDVRTPGEFRQGHLPGARNMDFFGGRFDLDAAALPKDHPVLLYCRTGQRSAGAAEALEQVGVKNILHMNQGIEAWEKAGLPLEK; via the coding sequence ATGATTCGGCATCCTTTCCCGTCTCTCGTCGCCGCCGTTGCGCGCCGCATCCCGGCGGCCCGGCGTCCGTTGGTCCGCGCCGTGTTCTGCGCCGTGTTCTGCGCCCTGCTTTATGCCTGGCCGTGCGCGGCCCAGGCCAAGGACATCAGCGCGCGGGAAGCGGCGGCTCTGCTCCAGTCCCCGCCCGCGGGACTGTTGATTCTGGACGTGCGCACGCCCGGCGAATTCCGGCAGGGACACCTGCCCGGCGCGCGCAATATGGACTTCTTCGGCGGCCGTTTCGATCTGGACGCGGCGGCCCTGCCCAAGGATCATCCTGTGCTGCTCTACTGCCGCACGGGGCAGCGCTCCGCCGGAGCCGCCGAGGCGCTGGAACAGGTCGGGGTCAAAAACATCCTGCACATGAACCAGGGTATTGAGGCCTGGGAAAAAGCCGGTCTGCCCCTGGAAAAATAG
- a CDS encoding CoB--CoM heterodisulfide reductase iron-sulfur subunit B family protein, whose product MKFSYYPGCSAKGSSADYEKSTQAVCAALGLYLEELPGWNCCGSTPAHAVDTELSAALCVRNLDIAARQQAETVLTPCPSCLSNLRHAAKRMEDPAFRARVDELLDTPAAQFPEVTSVMQGIARVYDAEAIAAQVKKSLKGIKLAAYYGCLMSRPPEIMDFGDPENPTLMESLLSACGAEMVDFPLKTVCCGASFGIPERAMTARNSGRILELATQMGVDAIVVACPLCQMNLDLRQKQAAKEADAFFRMPVLYFTQMMGLAFGIAPEHLGLEKLRVSADELLRKIDGAQAGEGDR is encoded by the coding sequence ATGAAGTTTTCCTACTATCCCGGCTGCTCGGCCAAAGGCTCCTCGGCGGATTACGAAAAATCCACTCAGGCCGTGTGCGCGGCTCTGGGCCTCTACCTTGAGGAACTGCCGGGCTGGAACTGCTGCGGTTCCACCCCGGCCCACGCCGTGGATACCGAGCTTTCCGCCGCGCTCTGCGTGCGCAACCTGGACATCGCGGCCCGCCAGCAGGCCGAAACCGTGCTGACGCCCTGTCCCAGCTGTCTTTCCAACCTGCGTCACGCGGCCAAGCGCATGGAAGATCCGGCGTTCCGCGCGCGCGTGGACGAATTGCTGGACACCCCGGCGGCGCAGTTTCCCGAGGTCACCTCGGTGATGCAGGGCATCGCCCGGGTTTACGACGCCGAGGCCATTGCCGCGCAGGTGAAAAAGAGCCTCAAAGGCATCAAGCTGGCCGCCTATTACGGCTGTCTGATGAGCCGCCCGCCCGAAATCATGGACTTCGGCGATCCGGAAAACCCCACGCTCATGGAAAGCCTGCTTTCCGCCTGCGGCGCGGAAATGGTGGATTTTCCGCTCAAGACCGTCTGCTGCGGCGCGTCCTTCGGCATCCCGGAACGGGCCATGACCGCGCGCAATTCGGGCCGCATTCTGGAGCTGGCCACGCAGATGGGCGTGGACGCCATTGTGGTGGCCTGTCCGCTCTGCCAGATGAATCTTGACCTGCGCCAGAAACAGGCCGCCAAGGAGGCTGACGCCTTCTTCCGCATGCCCGTGCTTTACTTCACGCAGATGATGGGCCTGGCCTTCGGCATCGCGCCCGAGCATCTCGGGCTTGAAAAACTCCGCGTCAGCGCCGACGAACTGCTGCGCAAGATTGACGGCGCGCAGGCCGGCGAAGGAGACAGATAA
- a CDS encoding DUF805 domain-containing protein, with product MGFFTAVKVCLTTKYADFQSRAGRSEFWWFLLFCVLVEGAFRLALFLGRDSWGCAFALRLAHAPVFLLLLLPAWGAQIRRLHDTGRSGAWFWGMLISSAVGGAAFWLVWMFWTGIPLRAGFLLNLELPRLLLIVVQNAAKQAQIFFQTPLDALWGLYGVDPHRFNFHPELARLAVSLPAVIGLGVCLMRKGTNAANRYGPAPGAPDSAGAPAPRAGMDFPTALKSCVLRNYVGFRGRACRAEYWYFALGQLIFVSLCFSLYTPPRVFRLLASKNPDLFSSPFMVFLRFAADQPFLLAGIALLPLLLPGLAVLVRRLHDAGHSGGWVAGYALVQFFSGFAAEHSLMRGDPGIPLFLLLVNCVYTLVLLRMTLQRGVRGANLYGPDPLAAAGETAQPASGIPGTA from the coding sequence ATGGGGTTCTTTACCGCCGTCAAAGTCTGCCTGACCACAAAATACGCCGATTTCCAGAGCCGGGCCGGCCGTTCCGAATTCTGGTGGTTTCTGCTCTTCTGCGTGCTGGTCGAGGGAGCTTTCCGGCTGGCTTTGTTTCTCGGCAGGGATTCGTGGGGGTGCGCATTTGCTCTCCGTCTGGCGCATGCCCCGGTATTCCTTCTTTTACTGCTGCCCGCCTGGGGCGCGCAGATCCGCCGTCTGCATGATACGGGCCGCAGCGGAGCCTGGTTTTGGGGGATGCTCATCTCTTCGGCCGTCGGCGGGGCGGCGTTCTGGCTGGTCTGGATGTTCTGGACGGGAATCCCGTTGCGCGCGGGTTTTCTGCTGAATCTCGAGCTTCCGCGTTTGCTGCTGATCGTGGTGCAAAACGCCGCAAAACAGGCGCAGATCTTTTTTCAAACTCCTCTGGACGCCCTCTGGGGGCTCTATGGCGTCGATCCGCACCGGTTCAATTTTCATCCTGAGTTGGCACGGCTGGCCGTGAGCCTGCCGGCCGTAATCGGCCTGGGAGTCTGCCTGATGCGCAAGGGCACAAACGCCGCCAACCGTTACGGACCGGCGCCGGGCGCGCCGGATTCCGCGGGCGCGCCCGCGCCCCGCGCGGGCATGGACTTTCCCACGGCGCTCAAAAGCTGCGTGCTGCGCAACTACGTCGGCTTTCGCGGTCGCGCCTGTCGCGCCGAATACTGGTATTTCGCCCTGGGCCAGCTTATTTTCGTCTCTCTGTGCTTTTCACTGTACACGCCGCCGCGCGTTTTCCGCCTGCTGGCAAGCAAAAACCCGGACCTCTTTTCCTCCCCGTTCATGGTCTTTTTGCGTTTTGCCGCCGACCAGCCTTTTCTGCTGGCGGGCATCGCGCTGCTGCCCCTGTTGCTGCCGGGCCTGGCAGTCCTGGTGCGCCGTCTGCATGATGCCGGTCACAGCGGCGGCTGGGTGGCGGGCTATGCGCTCGTGCAGTTCTTTTCCGGCTTTGCGGCGGAACATAGCCTGATGCGCGGTGATCCCGGCATCCCGCTTTTTTTGCTGCTGGTGAACTGCGTGTATACTTTGGTCCTGCTCCGGATGACCTTGCAACGGGGCGTGCGGGGGGCCAACCTTTACGGGCCGGACCCTCTCGCGGCCGCCGGAGAAACGGCGCAGCCGGCGTCCGGAATTCCCGGCACGGCGTGA